The following are encoded together in the Capsulimonas corticalis genome:
- a CDS encoding zf-HC2 domain-containing protein, which produces MSNQCENLRPMILEHSDGRLSPKLRERVESHLSDCAACQAFARDMRLIARGVASLPSKQTTPDFDARLAARLAEAQRAAAAKPAWRRAMESIFATPSQALKPGLALCGAAAALGGAAFFAPHPAKPISATHTVIDENAMLAQCIEQHRSESSAQPLDDWSAQPLTQQLDKAPSASPGAVSLAEESNL; this is translated from the coding sequence ATGAGCAACCAGTGCGAAAATTTGCGGCCGATGATCTTAGAGCATTCGGACGGGCGTCTCTCCCCCAAGCTGCGCGAGCGGGTCGAGAGCCATCTTTCGGATTGCGCCGCTTGCCAGGCATTCGCCCGGGACATGCGGCTGATCGCCCGAGGCGTCGCTTCGCTGCCGAGCAAGCAGACGACGCCGGACTTTGACGCCCGCCTTGCGGCCCGATTGGCGGAAGCTCAGCGCGCGGCGGCGGCCAAGCCGGCGTGGCGGCGCGCCATGGAAAGCATCTTTGCGACGCCCTCACAGGCGCTGAAGCCGGGCCTCGCTCTGTGCGGCGCGGCGGCCGCGCTGGGGGGAGCCGCGTTCTTCGCGCCCCACCCCGCCAAGCCGATCTCCGCGACGCACACGGTCATCGATGAGAACGCCATGCTCGCCCAGTGCATCGAGCAGCATCGCTCGGAATCCTCCGCCCAGCCGCTCGACGACTGGTCGGCGCAGCCATTGACACAGCAGCTGGACAAAGCGCCGTCAGCCTCGCCCGGCGCCGTCAGCCTCGCCGAAGAATCGAATCTCTAA
- a CDS encoding sigma-70 family RNA polymerase sigma factor, with the protein MAVAQVMHAGYADAALIERCRRRDEAAFAEVVARYKTKIYNYVCRMMGNDDDAEDITQEVFIRMYQSLGTFRQQSSLNTWVFRIASNLCIDQFRRRKKHQAIAYSLDDTDDSGDKAGLEREVPDATYEPQRLLANSEMSAQIDLALTHLPDKLRAVVLLYDLEELSYEEIARVLEIPVGTVKSRLFNARLQLRKRLSDYLNQE; encoded by the coding sequence ATGGCAGTAGCTCAGGTAATGCACGCGGGGTATGCGGACGCCGCGCTGATCGAACGTTGCCGCCGCCGAGACGAGGCGGCGTTCGCCGAGGTGGTCGCGCGCTACAAGACCAAGATCTATAATTACGTCTGCCGAATGATGGGCAATGACGACGACGCGGAGGATATCACCCAGGAGGTGTTTATCCGGATGTATCAGTCACTCGGAACCTTTCGTCAGCAGTCCAGTTTGAATACCTGGGTCTTTCGAATTGCGAGCAATCTGTGCATCGACCAGTTTCGGCGGCGCAAAAAGCATCAGGCGATCGCTTACTCTTTAGACGACACCGACGACTCTGGAGACAAGGCGGGGCTGGAGCGAGAAGTACCCGACGCGACTTACGAGCCGCAGCGCCTGCTCGCCAACAGCGAGATGTCGGCGCAGATCGATTTGGCGCTCACGCATCTGCCGGATAAGCTGCGCGCCGTCGTGCTGCTTTACGATTTGGAAGAACTTTCTTACGAGGAAATCGCGCGTGTGCTGGAGATCCCGGTCGGCACGGTGAAATCGCGTCTGTTCAACGCCAGGCTTCAGCTGCGCAAGCGGCTGTCCGACTATTTGAACCAGGAATAA
- the dnaG gene encoding DNA primase, protein MADRSEIDDIRARTDIVSVVEQYVTLKRAGRNLKGLCPFHNEKSPSFQVNSDLGIWKCFGQCNEGGDVIKFVQKIENLSFQEALERLALAAGVTLSRGQNQYHHSAEPNERDRIYKVNALATRYYQDMLKRSPVAQEYLQKRGIAHAAQEAFLIGFAPDAWDGLVTHLAQQRVPSADAELAGLVSKSDRGGYFDKLRGRLIFPILDVQERPVAFGGRLIEEAKPGQPKYWNSPETPAFVKSRTLYGLWRARKAIAERGQAVIVEGYTDVVAAHQAGFENVVATLGTSLTEEHVKVLARLAQSVVLSFDADSAGLQAAFRAAKIFEAQEVEVKVLDLPVGEDPDSLLRAGRRQTFLEAVEKAVPMVEYRIRQLVRQMPHDTDNDRIALFRKALPVLASVTSVIEREPYIRILAPYHPQYSYGAAYAEDQIREDVKAYQSGHAGSDGAVQHAPPSGEMDAHRRPTEPAKLDATGVAEHELLRALVSGDPELSLYVYGSIRPEAFFSVDARAIADRLYTQYVRTGAFNAAVLVSELEDAGQQNVLTALLMDEKAPLNLKALEDSVGHLKNKVDNIEREKLRERIDSGNATREEMRSFTLLFGKK, encoded by the coding sequence ATGGCCGATCGAAGTGAGATTGACGATATTCGGGCGCGAACCGATATCGTTTCGGTCGTCGAACAATATGTGACTTTGAAACGGGCGGGCAGGAACCTGAAAGGTCTCTGCCCGTTCCATAACGAAAAGTCGCCGTCGTTTCAGGTCAACTCGGATCTTGGCATTTGGAAATGCTTTGGCCAATGCAACGAGGGCGGCGACGTCATTAAGTTCGTCCAGAAAATTGAGAACCTCTCCTTCCAAGAAGCGCTGGAGCGTTTGGCGCTCGCCGCCGGAGTCACCCTTTCACGCGGACAAAACCAGTATCATCACTCTGCTGAGCCGAACGAGCGTGACCGAATATATAAGGTAAACGCTCTTGCGACTCGGTACTATCAAGATATGCTCAAGCGCTCGCCAGTGGCGCAGGAGTATCTGCAAAAGCGCGGGATCGCCCACGCCGCGCAGGAAGCGTTCCTGATCGGTTTCGCGCCGGACGCCTGGGATGGTCTTGTCACACATCTGGCGCAGCAGCGCGTGCCGTCGGCGGACGCGGAGCTGGCGGGCCTCGTTTCAAAATCGGACCGAGGCGGGTATTTTGATAAACTACGAGGCCGGCTGATTTTTCCGATTTTGGACGTTCAGGAGCGGCCAGTCGCCTTCGGGGGACGCCTGATCGAGGAGGCCAAACCCGGACAGCCCAAATACTGGAACTCGCCGGAAACGCCGGCGTTCGTCAAGAGCCGCACGCTCTACGGCCTTTGGCGGGCGCGTAAGGCGATCGCGGAGCGCGGGCAGGCCGTGATCGTCGAAGGCTATACCGATGTCGTGGCGGCGCATCAGGCGGGCTTTGAGAACGTGGTGGCCACGCTCGGGACGTCGCTGACGGAAGAGCATGTAAAAGTTTTGGCGCGTCTGGCGCAATCCGTGGTATTATCCTTTGATGCGGACTCCGCGGGACTGCAAGCGGCGTTCCGCGCCGCGAAGATCTTCGAAGCTCAGGAAGTCGAAGTCAAAGTTTTGGATCTTCCCGTGGGGGAGGACCCGGACAGCCTGCTGAGAGCCGGCCGGCGTCAGACGTTTTTGGAGGCCGTGGAAAAGGCCGTCCCGATGGTGGAGTATCGCATCCGCCAGCTCGTGCGTCAAATGCCGCATGACACGGACAACGATCGGATCGCGCTCTTCCGAAAGGCGCTGCCGGTCCTGGCGAGCGTCACCAGCGTGATCGAGCGTGAGCCTTACATTCGTATTCTCGCGCCGTACCATCCGCAGTATTCATACGGCGCCGCTTATGCGGAAGATCAGATCCGCGAGGATGTGAAGGCGTATCAAAGCGGACACGCCGGTTCCGACGGCGCCGTGCAGCATGCGCCGCCGTCCGGAGAGATGGACGCTCATCGGCGACCGACCGAGCCCGCGAAGCTCGACGCAACCGGCGTTGCGGAGCACGAATTGCTGCGCGCCCTGGTTTCCGGCGACCCGGAACTTTCGCTGTACGTTTATGGTTCCATACGTCCAGAGGCGTTCTTCAGCGTGGATGCGCGGGCAATCGCCGACCGTCTTTACACCCAGTACGTCCGGACCGGCGCGTTCAACGCCGCCGTTCTTGTGAGTGAGCTGGAGGACGCCGGCCAGCAGAATGTTTTGACCGCGCTGCTGATGGACGAGAAGGCGCCCTTAAATCTGAAGGCGCTTGAAGACAGCGTCGGCCATCTGAAAAATAAAGTCGACAATATCGAACGCGAAAAGCTTCGCGAGCGTATTGATAGTGGGAACGCGACGAGAGAAGAGATGAGGAGCTTCACACTTCTTTTTGGGAAGAAGTGA
- the rpoD gene encoding RNA polymerase sigma factor RpoD yields MSNDSKISGSDNIQRLLSQGRQNGAVTYDEISDVMGNQTEVGVDQLEDVLQFLSDEGVQVVNKAKEYASAVGAEDVRLRDDSASSLADADVAEEELSAMEGMPLDDSVRMWLREIGRTHLLSLEEEIRLAKRIERGDNEAKEILTQANLRLVVSIAKRYTLRGMSFPDLIQEGNIGLIRAVEKFDYRKGYKFSTYATWWIRQAITRAIADQGRTIRIPVHMVETINRLVKTSGQLLQELGREPTLEELGKELELPIERVSEIIRIAPEPLSLETPIGEEEDSHLSDFLQDNDSTSPTESATFVVLREKIEEALDQLTTRERDVLKMRFGLDDGYPHTLEEVGKHFQVTRERIRQIEAKALKKLRHPNRCRRLRDYIE; encoded by the coding sequence ATGAGCAACGATTCGAAAATCTCCGGCAGCGATAATATCCAGCGGCTGCTCAGTCAGGGCCGCCAAAACGGCGCCGTGACGTACGATGAGATCAGCGACGTCATGGGAAACCAGACGGAAGTTGGCGTCGATCAGCTTGAAGACGTACTGCAGTTTCTCTCGGACGAGGGCGTGCAGGTCGTCAACAAAGCCAAGGAATACGCCTCCGCCGTCGGCGCCGAAGATGTTCGGCTGCGTGACGATTCCGCCTCCTCGCTCGCCGACGCCGATGTCGCCGAAGAAGAGCTCTCAGCGATGGAGGGGATGCCGCTCGACGACTCCGTCCGGATGTGGCTGCGGGAAATCGGCCGCACTCACCTGCTGTCGCTCGAAGAAGAGATCCGCCTGGCCAAGCGCATTGAGCGCGGCGACAACGAAGCCAAGGAAATTCTGACACAAGCGAACTTGCGTCTAGTTGTGTCAATTGCAAAACGATACACGCTTCGCGGCATGTCCTTCCCCGATCTCATCCAAGAAGGCAACATCGGCCTGATCCGCGCCGTCGAGAAATTCGACTACCGCAAGGGCTATAAATTCAGCACCTACGCCACCTGGTGGATCCGTCAGGCGATCACGCGCGCCATTGCCGACCAGGGCCGCACGATCCGTATCCCCGTCCACATGGTGGAGACGATCAACCGCCTCGTGAAGACAAGCGGCCAGCTTCTGCAAGAACTCGGTCGTGAGCCGACCTTGGAAGAGCTGGGCAAGGAGCTTGAGCTCCCGATTGAACGCGTCTCCGAGATCATTCGTATCGCCCCCGAGCCGCTGTCCCTCGAAACGCCGATCGGCGAAGAGGAAGACAGCCACCTCTCGGATTTCCTTCAGGACAACGACTCGACCTCACCCACGGAATCGGCGACCTTTGTTGTCCTCCGCGAGAAGATCGAAGAAGCCCTGGACCAGTTGACCACCCGGGAGCGCGACGTCCTCAAAATGCGTTTCGGCCTGGACGACGGCTACCCGCACACATTGGAGGAAGTGGGCAAACACTTCCAGGTGACCCGCGAGCGTATCCGCCAGATTGAAGCGAAGGCGCTCAAAAAACTGCGCCACCCGAACCGCTGCCGCCGGCTGCGTGATTATATTGAATAG
- a CDS encoding NAD(P)H-dependent glycerol-3-phosphate dehydrogenase, with product MEQERIAILGAGSWGSALAYLLGGKQYHVSLWDRDSELIEAIKAQGRNPKYLPETPLGETVAPTASMKEAVHDAHWIIVAVASDGVRSVVSEAADFLQPRTSILSACKGLEADTGFTTSEQITTLLSDVPYAGLAVLSGPNLATELSHGVPTATVVASYDPQIARSAQEMLMTERTFRVYTNTDVKGVELGGALKNVLAIGAGISDGLGFGDNTKAALMSRGLIEMTQLGVATGGKALTFLGLSGVGDLMATAASRLSRNYRVGLGLAQRKSIEEILTELHQAAEGVPTARAAQVLSRRYQVQTPVFAAINAVLHEGVSAAVAVEELMTRAARDEFGN from the coding sequence ATGGAACAAGAGCGAATCGCTATTCTGGGAGCCGGGAGCTGGGGCAGCGCGCTGGCGTATCTGCTCGGCGGGAAACAGTATCATGTGTCGCTTTGGGATCGGGACAGCGAACTGATCGAAGCGATCAAGGCCCAGGGCCGCAATCCGAAATATCTGCCGGAGACGCCGCTTGGCGAGACGGTCGCTCCCACGGCGTCCATGAAGGAAGCCGTTCACGACGCGCACTGGATCATCGTCGCGGTCGCCTCCGACGGCGTCCGCTCCGTGGTCTCCGAAGCCGCCGACTTCCTCCAGCCGCGCACGAGCATCCTGAGCGCCTGCAAGGGCTTGGAGGCCGACACCGGTTTCACGACCTCCGAACAGATCACCACGCTTCTCAGCGATGTCCCCTACGCGGGACTCGCCGTGCTCTCCGGCCCAAACCTCGCCACCGAGCTTTCTCACGGCGTCCCGACCGCGACAGTCGTCGCCAGCTACGATCCGCAGATCGCCCGCTCCGCGCAGGAGATGCTCATGACCGAGCGCACCTTCCGCGTCTACACCAACACGGACGTCAAAGGCGTGGAGCTTGGCGGCGCCTTGAAAAATGTGCTCGCGATCGGCGCCGGCATCTCGGACGGCCTTGGCTTCGGCGATAACACCAAAGCGGCCCTGATGTCGCGCGGCCTGATCGAAATGACCCAGCTCGGCGTCGCCACCGGCGGCAAAGCCCTCACCTTCCTCGGCCTCTCCGGCGTCGGCGACCTCATGGCGACCGCCGCCTCCCGCCTCTCGCGCAACTACCGCGTCGGTCTCGGGCTCGCCCAGCGCAAATCCATCGAGGAGATCCTGACCGAGCTCCACCAAGCCGCCGAAGGCGTCCCAACCGCGCGCGCCGCCCAGGTATTGAGCCGCCGCTACCAAGTCCAGACCCCCGTTTTCGCGGCGATCAACGCCGTGCTGCACGAAGGCGTGTCGGCGGCGGTCGCCGTGGAAGAACTGATGACCCGCGCCGCGCGGGATGAGTTTGGGAATTAA
- the rpoB gene encoding DNA-directed RNA polymerase subunit beta — translation MKEIQHTTKQTAHVVDVPNLVELQLDSYRWFLEEGLKELFESFSPITDFTGNHSIELVEFSLGEPKYDINECRARDVTLESPIKARVRLSSSGSEVIESEVYLGDLPLMTDKGTFVINGAERVVVSQLARSPGVYFKDTLDFSGRQLYYATIIPSEGAWVDVETDASDAITVRIGQTRKFPITTLLRALNLFPIASPDGVREVPWKELSGKLLASPIVDQDTGEVLLEAGTVVGVQEMRKVEKAALPEFFEVELPSTPCDSTTDILKLFAEPETIANPSRETIFNKFRTDLEVLEFDDDGHPVLNDDGSPRNSRPRKRSPYAAQDIIDTSGKAIVKAYEKIDKEAARKIEALGLDTLDIVYINNYIVATLDQEGTAVYSKETALIDIYRKIRPGDPATPESARSLINSIFFDSRRYDLAKVGRHKMNKKLSLSLPLSIRNITKEDVIAIMRYVVTLSLGDGTVDDIDHLENKRVRSIGELLYSQLRLGFLRMEKVAKERMTSLDSENILPQVILSVKPISASIKSFFGSSQLSQFMDQTNPLAELTHKRRLSALGPGGLSRQSAKLEVRDVHHSHYGRICPIETPEGPNIGLIGSLAVHARVDQFGFIETPYRRVISGKVTNDLDWLPADGEHHYKIAPASVRLNPDNTFTEALVQVRNQNQYPLIKATEIDYMDVSPQQIVSVATAMIPFLENDDANRALMGSNMQRQAVPTLRPDAPVCKTGMERRAAVDSGAVIVALRSGIVKRVTAEEIVVIADEDGGEDTYRLLNMLRSNQATCITQRPIVNNGQRVRDGQVMADGPCTDQGELALGQNVLVSFVPWNGYNFEDAILLSQRLVRDDVFTSIHIEKYEVEARDTKLGPEEITRDIPNVGEDALKDLDENGIIRIGAEVRPEDILVGRVAPKGQGELTAEERLIIAIFGKKAEETRDVSLRVPHGEKGKIVDVKVFSRFKYKDKKGRVFNFSKRPDSLHSEDWDGELERLPGDELSAGVNMLVRVYIAQKRKVMEGDKMAGRHGNKGVISKILPQEDMPFLPDGTPVDIVLNPLGVPGRMNIGQILETHLGLVGKAMGCSFVNPIFESATESEILDDIGDYAEMLRNDKLRTYVEKELRLDLEASKKDKVDVLLDKLRAKLETLDPVRLEQVAAHVGAEPAVMLPEDYDGDLASLPSDEETGEVQLTKVEGYDVNSIVEQVKKNVWRRSGIIEESAKSWVRDGLSGDFFTHPVTVGQIYMLKLAHLVDDKIHARSTGPYSLVTQQPLGGKAQFGGQRFGEMEVWALEAYGAAYTLQEILTIKSDDVLGRVKTYESIVKGDAMLEPGVPESFKILVNELQSLGLKVAVEDDQEHEIDLKDKEEDYGDSEGRGRGLRPRLPRAEAEAEALFGG, via the coding sequence TTGAAAGAGATTCAGCACACTACGAAGCAAACTGCTCACGTGGTGGATGTCCCCAACCTCGTTGAACTTCAACTCGATTCCTACCGTTGGTTCCTGGAAGAAGGACTGAAAGAGCTTTTCGAGAGTTTTTCCCCGATTACAGATTTTACCGGCAATCATTCCATCGAGCTTGTTGAGTTTTCCTTGGGTGAGCCGAAGTATGACATTAATGAATGTCGCGCCCGTGACGTTACGCTCGAGTCGCCGATCAAGGCGCGCGTGCGGCTTTCGTCCAGCGGCAGCGAGGTAATTGAAAGCGAAGTTTATCTGGGCGATCTGCCCCTGATGACCGACAAAGGAACGTTTGTCATCAACGGCGCCGAGCGCGTCGTCGTTTCGCAGCTGGCCCGTTCGCCTGGCGTATACTTCAAGGATACGCTGGACTTCTCCGGCCGCCAGCTCTACTACGCCACGATCATCCCCAGCGAAGGCGCCTGGGTCGACGTGGAGACGGACGCGTCTGACGCCATCACGGTGCGCATCGGCCAAACCCGTAAGTTCCCGATCACCACGCTGCTGCGTGCGCTGAATCTCTTCCCGATCGCCTCGCCCGACGGCGTGCGCGAAGTTCCGTGGAAAGAGCTGAGCGGCAAGCTTCTGGCTTCGCCGATCGTCGATCAGGACACCGGCGAAGTTCTGCTGGAAGCCGGCACCGTTGTCGGCGTTCAGGAGATGCGCAAGGTTGAGAAGGCCGCTCTTCCCGAGTTCTTCGAAGTCGAGCTGCCGTCCACGCCCTGCGATTCGACCACGGACATTCTGAAGCTGTTCGCCGAGCCGGAGACGATTGCGAACCCGAGCCGCGAAACCATCTTCAACAAGTTCCGCACCGATCTGGAAGTGCTGGAGTTTGACGACGACGGTCATCCCGTCCTCAACGACGACGGCTCGCCCCGCAACAGCCGCCCGCGCAAGCGGTCGCCGTATGCGGCGCAGGACATCATCGATACGTCCGGCAAGGCGATCGTCAAGGCCTACGAGAAGATCGACAAGGAAGCCGCGCGTAAGATCGAGGCCCTGGGTCTGGATACGCTGGACATCGTCTACATCAATAACTATATTGTTGCGACGCTGGACCAGGAAGGCACCGCCGTCTACAGCAAGGAAACGGCGCTGATCGACATCTACCGGAAGATCCGTCCGGGCGATCCGGCCACGCCGGAATCCGCGCGTTCGCTGATCAACTCGATCTTCTTTGACTCGCGCCGCTACGACCTCGCGAAGGTCGGCCGGCACAAGATGAACAAGAAGCTGAGCCTTTCACTGCCGCTCAGCATCCGCAACATCACCAAGGAAGACGTGATCGCGATCATGCGGTACGTCGTCACCCTTTCGCTGGGCGACGGCACCGTGGACGACATCGACCACTTGGAGAATAAGCGCGTCCGCTCCATCGGCGAACTGCTGTACTCGCAGCTTCGCCTCGGCTTCCTCCGTATGGAGAAGGTCGCCAAGGAGCGCATGACGAGCCTGGACAGCGAGAATATCCTGCCGCAGGTCATCTTGAGCGTCAAGCCGATTTCGGCGTCGATCAAGTCGTTCTTCGGCTCGTCGCAGTTGTCGCAGTTCATGGACCAAACGAACCCGCTCGCCGAGCTGACGCACAAGCGTCGTCTTTCGGCGCTGGGCCCGGGCGGTTTGAGCCGGCAGTCCGCGAAGCTCGAAGTCCGCGACGTTCACCACTCGCACTATGGCCGTATCTGCCCGATCGAGACGCCGGAAGGCCCGAACATCGGTCTGATCGGAAGCCTCGCGGTGCATGCTCGCGTCGATCAGTTCGGATTTATCGAGACGCCTTATCGTCGCGTTATCTCCGGCAAGGTCACGAACGATCTGGACTGGCTGCCCGCCGACGGCGAGCACCACTACAAGATCGCTCCGGCGAGCGTGCGTCTGAATCCGGACAACACGTTCACCGAGGCGCTGGTCCAGGTGCGTAACCAGAACCAGTACCCGCTGATCAAGGCGACCGAAATCGACTACATGGACGTTTCGCCGCAGCAGATCGTTTCTGTCGCGACAGCCATGATCCCGTTCCTGGAGAACGACGACGCAAACCGCGCGCTGATGGGCTCGAACATGCAGCGCCAGGCCGTCCCGACCCTGCGTCCGGATGCGCCTGTTTGTAAGACGGGGATGGAGCGCCGCGCTGCGGTCGACTCCGGAGCCGTCATCGTCGCTCTGCGCTCAGGCATCGTCAAGCGCGTCACCGCCGAAGAGATCGTCGTCATCGCGGATGAAGACGGCGGCGAGGACACCTATCGGCTGCTGAACATGCTTCGGTCCAACCAGGCCACTTGTATCACGCAGCGCCCGATCGTCAACAACGGTCAGCGCGTACGTGACGGTCAGGTCATGGCGGACGGTCCGTGCACCGATCAAGGTGAGCTCGCCCTCGGACAGAACGTGCTGGTCTCGTTCGTTCCGTGGAACGGCTACAACTTCGAGGACGCCATTCTTCTTTCGCAGCGTCTGGTCCGCGACGACGTCTTCACCTCGATCCACATCGAGAAGTATGAAGTCGAAGCCCGCGACACGAAGCTCGGACCGGAAGAGATCACGCGCGACATCCCGAATGTCGGCGAGGACGCTCTGAAGGACCTGGACGAGAACGGCATCATTCGCATCGGCGCGGAAGTTCGGCCCGAGGATATCCTGGTTGGTCGCGTTGCTCCCAAGGGGCAGGGCGAACTGACGGCGGAAGAGCGGTTGATCATTGCGATCTTCGGCAAGAAGGCGGAAGAAACCCGCGATGTCTCGCTGCGCGTTCCGCACGGCGAAAAGGGCAAGATTGTCGACGTCAAGGTCTTCTCTCGCTTCAAGTATAAGGACAAGAAGGGCCGCGTCTTCAACTTCTCGAAGCGTCCCGATAGTCTTCATTCCGAAGACTGGGACGGTGAGCTGGAGCGGCTGCCCGGAGATGAACTGTCCGCGGGCGTCAACATGCTGGTTCGTGTCTACATCGCCCAGAAGCGAAAGGTCATGGAAGGCGACAAGATGGCGGGACGCCATGGCAACAAGGGTGTCATCTCCAAGATCTTGCCACAGGAAGACATGCCGTTCCTTCCGGACGGCACTCCGGTTGATATCGTTCTGAACCCGCTTGGCGTTCCGGGACGTATGAACATCGGACAGATCCTGGAGACTCACCTGGGCCTGGTCGGAAAAGCGATGGGCTGCTCGTTCGTCAACCCGATCTTCGAGAGCGCGACGGAAAGCGAGATCCTGGACGACATCGGCGATTACGCCGAGATGCTGCGCAACGATAAGCTGCGCACATATGTCGAAAAGGAGCTTCGTCTCGACCTGGAAGCCAGCAAGAAGGACAAAGTCGACGTCCTTCTGGATAAGCTGCGCGCCAAGCTGGAGACCCTGGATCCGGTTCGTCTGGAGCAGGTCGCCGCCCATGTCGGCGCGGAGCCGGCGGTCATGCTGCCCGAGGATTACGATGGCGACCTGGCGAGCTTGCCGAGCGATGAAGAGACGGGCGAAGTCCAGCTGACGAAGGTCGAAGGTTACGATGTCAACTCGATCGTCGAGCAGGTCAAGAAGAACGTCTGGCGCCGCAGCGGCATCATCGAGGAATCGGCGAAGTCGTGGGTGCGCGATGGTCTGAGCGGAGATTTCTTCACTCACCCCGTCACCGTCGGCCAGATCTACATGCTGAAGCTCGCTCACCTTGTCGACGACAAGATCCACGCGCGTTCGACCGGTCCGTACTCGCTCGTCACCCAGCAGCCGCTGGGAGGCAAAGCGCAGTTCGGCGGCCAGCGCTTCGGAGAGATGGAAGTGTGGGCGCTAGAGGCTTATGGCGCGGCGTACACGCTCCAGGAGATCCTGACGATCAAATCGGACGACGTTCTGGGCCGCGTCAAAACCTACGAATCCATCGTCAAGGGCGATGCGATGCTGGAGCCCGGCGTACCGGAATCGTTCAAGATTCTGGTGAATGAGCTCCAATCGCTTGGCCTGAAGGTGGCCGTTGAGGACGATCAGGAGCACGAGATCGACCTGAAGGACAAAGAAGAAGACTACGGCGACAGTGAAGGTCGCGGCCGTGGGCTGCGACCACGGCTTCCAAGAGCGGAAGCCGAAGCGGAAGCGCTGTTCGGCGGATAG